Proteins from a genomic interval of Vreelandella profundi:
- a CDS encoding N-acyl-D-amino-acid deacylase family protein, giving the protein MQRKNLAAALMSCSALLPIALHAQTSSTEDSPADVIISDGFVYDGTGAPWIRTDIAIEGDRIVALGDLDEMEAGRRIDATGLYISPGFIDVHNHAGVGLATPELSHGQPLLAQGLTTVMVNPDGGGAVDLAEQRETFLSNGIGLNIGMTTSHGSIRKEVMGEEDRHSTPEELDQMRDLVRAGMENGAFGMSSGLFYSPGSFADISEVVELGKVVGEYGGLYTSHIRDESDYSIGLIAAVEEVIEVAREAAIPGIVTHVKALGPRVWGFSEAVIQRIEGARAEGVEMWVDQYPYDASAPGLSSALIPRSAMVGGSEAMLERLADETQLTEIRPQIVENLKRRGGADRIQIRTFDPDATYEGMRLSEIAEERGLDAVETTIQMLDEAGGDVGIVSFNMLDKDISNFMQQPWRMTASDGDLVPMGEGAPHPRSYGTFTRMLAKYARDESVVPVSKAIHSMTGLPATVYRIKDRGLIREGMIADINVFDLDGLNEVATFTDPHHLSEGVVYLFVNGELAIDDGAFTDILNGRVLDRNGSDHMRPN; this is encoded by the coding sequence ATGCAACGAAAAAACCTAGCCGCCGCGTTGATGTCATGCAGCGCATTACTACCTATAGCGCTTCATGCTCAGACCAGCTCAACCGAAGATAGCCCTGCCGACGTGATTATTTCGGATGGTTTTGTGTACGACGGCACAGGAGCGCCTTGGATCAGGACGGACATCGCAATCGAGGGCGACCGGATCGTCGCCTTAGGCGATCTGGACGAGATGGAGGCCGGAAGACGCATTGACGCGACTGGGCTTTACATCTCTCCAGGGTTCATCGACGTCCACAACCATGCCGGCGTCGGACTGGCGACGCCGGAGCTGTCGCACGGACAGCCGCTTCTCGCGCAGGGCCTCACGACGGTCATGGTCAATCCTGATGGTGGCGGCGCAGTAGATCTTGCCGAGCAGCGTGAGACTTTTCTGAGCAATGGCATCGGCCTCAACATCGGCATGACCACTTCCCACGGATCCATTCGCAAGGAAGTGATGGGTGAGGAAGATCGCCATTCCACCCCCGAAGAGCTTGACCAGATGCGCGACCTCGTCAGAGCTGGCATGGAGAACGGCGCCTTTGGCATGTCGAGTGGTCTGTTCTACTCACCCGGCTCCTTTGCTGATATTTCAGAGGTTGTGGAGCTGGGAAAGGTCGTTGGGGAGTATGGTGGGTTATACACGAGCCATATTCGGGATGAGAGTGATTACTCGATCGGCCTCATCGCTGCGGTGGAGGAAGTCATCGAGGTCGCGCGCGAGGCCGCGATCCCGGGCATCGTGACGCATGTCAAGGCACTCGGTCCGCGCGTGTGGGGCTTTTCGGAAGCTGTCATCCAGCGCATTGAAGGGGCGCGGGCGGAGGGCGTGGAGATGTGGGTGGACCAGTATCCGTATGATGCGTCTGCACCGGGCCTGTCATCGGCTTTGATCCCCCGATCGGCTATGGTGGGCGGAAGCGAGGCGATGTTGGAGCGGCTGGCGGACGAAACACAACTGACGGAAATTCGGCCACAGATCGTTGAAAATTTGAAGCGCCGCGGCGGTGCCGATCGCATCCAGATCAGAACTTTCGACCCTGATGCGACCTACGAGGGCATGCGTCTGAGCGAAATTGCAGAGGAACGCGGGCTCGATGCTGTCGAGACCACGATCCAAATGCTGGATGAGGCTGGCGGAGATGTCGGTATCGTTTCCTTCAACATGCTCGACAAGGACATCTCCAACTTCATGCAGCAACCTTGGCGCATGACAGCGTCGGACGGCGATCTCGTCCCCATGGGAGAAGGCGCTCCCCATCCGAGGAGCTACGGCACATTCACCCGGATGCTCGCGAAGTATGCGCGGGATGAGAGTGTGGTTCCCGTATCGAAAGCTATTCATTCGATGACTGGGCTACCAGCAACCGTCTACCGTATCAAAGACCGTGGGCTGATTCGCGAAGGCATGATCGCAGACATAAATGTCTTTGATCTCGATGGATTGAATGAGGTCGCGACATTCACCGATCCTCATCACCTATCCGAGGGCGTCGTTTACCTGTTTGTTAACGGCGAGCTGGCGATTGATGATGGAGCGTTCACAGATATTCTGAACGGGCGTGTATTGGATAGAAATGGCTCAGATCACATGCGACCAAATTAA
- a CDS encoding LysR family transcriptional regulator → MMVTIPITIKELSMIHPSGPFATEDGINQETQNQDKAKMNGPLEKQPHRLHPCGVKLKERERGDNCFTAGAAAASLGVVPSALSGVIRQLEAQIGAPLFDRSTRPPSIIPLGRDHAGIDCMLHNDIAEELALMVSDGRLDIAIAGRAQHSPDLRQREVMQDMVGMACRADHPSAA, encoded by the coding sequence ATGATGGTCACGATCCCCATCACGATCAAGGAGCTGTCGATGATCCACCCTAGCGGCCCGTTCGCGACCGAAGACGGGATAAATCAGGAAACACAGAACCAGGACAAAGCCAAGATGAATGGGCCGTTGGAAAAACAGCCCCATAGGCTGCACCCCTGCGGTGTAAAGCTGAAAGAGCGAGAGCGCGGCGATAATTGCTTCACCGCCGGCGCCGCGGCGGCCAGTCTTGGCGTCGTGCCCTCGGCCCTGTCCGGGGTGATCCGCCAGCTTGAGGCGCAGATCGGCGCACCGCTGTTTGACCGCAGCACTCGACCGCCGTCCATCATCCCACTGGGGCGCGATCATGCGGGGATCGACTGCATGCTGCACAACGATATTGCCGAGGAGTTGGCCTTGATGGTGTCAGACGGGCGGCTGGATATCGCAATTGCAGGTCGTGCACAGCATTCGCCGGATCTGCGCCAGCGCGAAGTCATGCAGGACATGGTCGGGATGGCCTGCCGCGCGGATCATCCATCAGCGGCATAG
- the dinB gene encoding DNA polymerase IV — protein MRKIIHCDCDCFYAAVEMRDNPALRDIPIAIGGSVEQRGVVATCNYPARKFGIHSAMPMGQALKRCPHLTVIRGDMAKYKEVARQVFAIYRDVTELIEPLSLDEAFLDVSDITLHHGSATLMAEAIRERVSREVGITVSAGVAPNKFLAKIASDWNKPNGLCVITPDEVDSFVQQLPVKKIHGVGPRTAEKLAGLDIHTCTDLRTRSLTELVEHFGRFGRRLHELSWGRDERPVKTHRERKSVSTEQTYAQDLPNLDACRRELPTLIEDLERRYARLDPPLAVRGLIVKVKFSDFTQTTVEHADPAPNLDQFETLLKVGWARGERPVRLLGVGYRLAESSQEHQLPLF, from the coding sequence GTGCGCAAAATTATTCACTGCGACTGTGACTGCTTTTATGCAGCGGTGGAAATGCGCGATAACCCCGCGCTGCGGGACATTCCGATTGCCATTGGCGGCAGCGTTGAGCAGCGCGGCGTGGTCGCTACCTGCAATTACCCGGCCCGTAAGTTTGGCATTCACTCGGCCATGCCGATGGGGCAGGCGCTTAAGCGCTGCCCGCATTTGACCGTAATTCGCGGCGACATGGCCAAATATAAAGAGGTTGCCCGGCAAGTCTTCGCGATTTATCGCGACGTCACCGAGCTGATTGAGCCGCTCTCACTGGATGAAGCCTTTTTGGATGTCTCAGACATCACCTTGCATCACGGTAGCGCTACGCTGATGGCTGAAGCAATCCGCGAGCGGGTAAGCCGCGAAGTCGGTATTACGGTCTCGGCGGGGGTGGCGCCCAATAAGTTTCTGGCTAAAATCGCCAGCGACTGGAACAAACCCAACGGGCTATGTGTGATCACGCCAGATGAAGTTGATAGCTTTGTGCAGCAGCTGCCGGTCAAGAAAATCCACGGCGTTGGCCCCCGCACGGCAGAAAAGCTAGCCGGGCTTGATATTCACACCTGTACCGATTTACGCACGCGCTCGCTGACCGAACTTGTCGAACATTTTGGCCGCTTTGGCCGGCGCCTGCATGAACTAAGCTGGGGGCGTGATGAGCGGCCGGTGAAAACGCACCGCGAGCGTAAATCGGTCAGTACCGAGCAGACCTACGCACAAGACTTGCCTAATCTCGATGCTTGCCGCCGCGAGCTGCCCACGTTGATCGAAGATTTAGAACGCCGCTATGCACGCCTTGACCCACCGCTGGCGGTGCGAGGGCTGATCGTTAAAGTAAAGTTTAGCGACTTCACCCAAACTACCGTCGAACACGCTGACCCCGCGCCTAATCTTGACCAGTTTGAAACCCTGCTGAAGGTTGGCTGGGCCCGCGGTGAACGCCCGGTACGGCTACTGGGCGTGGGGTACCGGCTGGCGGAAAGCAGTCAGGAGCATCAACTGCCGCTATTTTAA
- a CDS encoding alpha/beta fold hydrolase, with translation MPAETTSRPRLVFAHANGFPGLSYRSLLDPLAETFDLHPVDRLGHHPDYPVNHNWGNLVDELLSYLPQDDTPLLGVGHSLGGTLMAMAADKQPERFCGVIMLDPPLMLGTDAWAMKAAKRFGFIDRVTPAGKTLGRRTAWPSREIMASSLGRRGLFRRFTSEALNDYIEAGTRLLDDGSAELTFNPEIEVEIFRHLPDHLSRLPKRLGVPVELVAGKESHLLTAARIKRLKRKGLTISEVPGTHMFPMEHPDETRAAILAAWQRLSRAGKNSHTM, from the coding sequence ATGCCTGCTGAGACGACTTCACGCCCGCGTTTAGTGTTTGCCCATGCCAATGGTTTTCCAGGGCTAAGTTATCGCAGCCTGCTGGACCCGCTGGCAGAAACGTTTGATCTTCACCCTGTAGACCGTCTGGGCCACCATCCGGATTACCCCGTTAATCATAACTGGGGCAACCTAGTGGATGAGCTGCTTAGCTACCTGCCACAAGACGATACGCCGCTGCTGGGCGTGGGCCATTCTTTGGGCGGCACCTTGATGGCGATGGCCGCCGATAAACAGCCTGAGCGCTTTTGCGGTGTGATCATGCTCGACCCGCCGCTGATGCTGGGAACGGATGCCTGGGCCATGAAAGCCGCCAAGCGCTTCGGGTTTATTGATCGCGTCACGCCTGCCGGTAAAACCCTGGGGCGGCGTACCGCGTGGCCCAGCCGCGAGATAATGGCCAGCTCGCTCGGTCGCCGTGGCCTGTTTCGCCGCTTTACCTCGGAAGCGCTCAACGACTACATTGAAGCAGGGACGCGCTTGTTAGACGACGGCAGCGCGGAGCTGACGTTTAACCCGGAGATTGAAGTGGAGATTTTTCGCCATCTGCCCGATCACCTTTCGCGCCTGCCTAAGCGTTTAGGCGTGCCGGTAGAGCTAGTGGCGGGCAAAGAATCGCACTTGCTGACGGCTGCACGTATAAAGCGTTTAAAGCGCAAGGGCCTAACGATCAGCGAGGTCCCGGGGACGCATATGTTCCCAATGGAGCACCCGGATGAAACCCGTGCCGCCATTCTGGCTGCCTGGCAGCGTTTATCTCGCGCCGGGAAAAATTCACATACTATGTAA
- a CDS encoding YkoF family thiamine/hydroxymethylpyrimidine-binding protein yields the protein MYLSVQLSYYPLADDFKPVVKEVVKRLEATGLEVHPNRMSTQVFGEFDAVMTALGEVMKWSFETHGKAVFTANFIEGDRRPR from the coding sequence ATGTATCTTTCCGTACAGCTTAGCTATTACCCGCTGGCCGATGATTTTAAGCCGGTAGTAAAAGAGGTCGTCAAACGCTTGGAAGCGACCGGATTAGAAGTGCACCCGAACCGCATGAGCACCCAGGTATTTGGGGAGTTTGATGCCGTGATGACGGCGTTGGGTGAGGTGATGAAGTGGTCGTTTGAGACTCACGGTAAAGCGGTATTTACGGCGAATTTTATTGAAGGCGATCGCCGGCCGCGTTAA
- the gabT gene encoding 4-aminobutyrate--2-oxoglutarate transaminase: MSSNAELNELKHKYVAAGAASPATAFADRAENAEIWDADGNRFIDFAGGIGVLNVGHRHPKVVAAVKAQLDKLMHTCQTVMPYEGYVKVAEKLSHLVPVRGHAKVMLANSGAEALENAVKIARAATGRSNVICFDGGYHGRTFFTMAMNGKVAPYQSDFGPMPGTVFRAPYPVPYHGVSEDEAIRGLKMTLKTDANPKDTAAIVLEPVLGEGGFYPASTSFLTKIREICDEHGILMIIDEVQSGFGRTGKMFAIEHSGVEPDIMTMAKSMADGMPISAIVGTDKVMDASGPNSLGGTYTGSPTACAAALAVMEVFEEENILEKSQALGEKLSKRFTEWAGKFECIDHVRNMGSMAAFELVSNKTDRAPNAELAAALCKKAREEGLILLSCGMYGNTIRFLMPVTIQDDVLNEGLDIIESCLESLT, encoded by the coding sequence ATGAGCAGCAATGCCGAATTGAACGAGCTGAAACATAAATACGTCGCCGCAGGCGCCGCAAGCCCAGCGACGGCCTTTGCCGACCGTGCTGAAAACGCTGAAATTTGGGACGCTGACGGCAACCGCTTTATCGACTTTGCGGGCGGCATTGGCGTGCTCAACGTCGGCCACCGCCATCCTAAAGTGGTCGCCGCAGTTAAAGCCCAGCTTGATAAGCTAATGCACACTTGCCAGACGGTTATGCCTTATGAAGGCTACGTAAAAGTCGCCGAAAAGCTTAGCCATCTTGTTCCGGTACGTGGCCATGCCAAAGTCATGCTGGCTAACTCCGGTGCCGAAGCGCTGGAAAATGCCGTTAAAATCGCGCGCGCCGCGACCGGTCGTTCCAACGTGATCTGCTTTGACGGCGGCTACCATGGCCGCACCTTCTTCACGATGGCGATGAACGGCAAGGTAGCGCCCTATCAAAGCGACTTTGGCCCAATGCCGGGCACCGTTTTCCGCGCGCCTTATCCAGTGCCTTACCACGGCGTTAGCGAAGACGAAGCCATTCGCGGCCTGAAGATGACGCTAAAAACGGACGCTAATCCCAAAGACACCGCGGCAATTGTGCTTGAGCCGGTACTCGGTGAAGGCGGTTTCTACCCAGCATCCACCAGCTTTCTGACCAAGATTCGTGAAATCTGCGATGAGCACGGCATTCTAATGATCATCGATGAAGTACAGTCGGGCTTTGGCCGCACCGGCAAGATGTTTGCCATTGAACACAGCGGCGTTGAGCCGGACATCATGACCATGGCCAAAAGTATGGCCGACGGCATGCCGATCTCTGCCATCGTGGGTACCGATAAAGTGATGGATGCCTCTGGCCCTAACTCCCTGGGCGGCACTTACACCGGCAGCCCCACCGCCTGCGCAGCCGCGCTGGCGGTGATGGAAGTATTTGAGGAAGAGAACATTCTTGAGAAGAGCCAAGCCCTTGGCGAGAAGCTTTCGAAACGCTTCACCGAGTGGGCAGGCAAGTTCGAATGCATCGACCACGTGCGCAACATGGGCTCCATGGCGGCGTTCGAACTGGTATCGAATAAAACAGACCGGGCGCCTAACGCCGAACTGGCCGCGGCGCTTTGTAAGAAAGCCCGCGAAGAGGGATTAATCCTGCTTTCCTGCGGCATGTACGGCAACACCATCCGCTTCTTGATGCCCGTCACTATTCAAGACGACGTGCTGAATGAAGGGCTGGATATTATTGAGTCCTGCTTGGAGTCGCTGACCTAA
- a CDS encoding membrane-bound PQQ-dependent dehydrogenase, glucose/quinate/shikimate family — MAHSTTSRGAGGFFAKLVGIIVALVGLALGGGGLYLATLGGSWYYLIAGVAMLIAGVQLVRGRMSGAYIFALVFIGTLLWAAWESGLNYWRWIPRLDVVLILAILVALAAPRLRGGPGRKASFSVAGVMVLGLIIAGALAFLPGRGYQHIADVPEMAESSLATDMGNAQPSDAPADGDWAAYGRDAAATRYSPLEQINPDNVGDLEVAWEYRTGDLLEHRWGAETTPLKVGDNVFLCTSRNILVSLDAATGEENWRYDPVVSEDAIPYTAACRGVTYYEVPENDQAPEADDNAANQGEQVAANDEQEEDQDNAPQDEAPTQPSVATNDDQACRTRIISGTLDGRLIQVDAATGEPCTGFGDNGQVDIKRNMGETPPGYVAINSPPVVVNDVLVTGHQVLDGQRRYPASGVIQGYDVVTGEQRWAWDAARPDQSEPLTGDDVYTRGSPNMWTIAAGDSSLGMVYLPMANAAGDYWSSSRSEEENEWAASMVALDVETGLPVWHFQTSHVDVWDYDPGSQPSMIDFPTEDGNVPALVMPTKQGEIYVFNRETGELLGGGAEERPVPQGGAEPEMRSETQPYSLYATLRQPEIDEKDMWGMSPFDQLFCRIQYRQASWEGMYTPPTAEQPWIQYTGYNGGSDWGSVAIDPRRGVIIANYNDMPNYNELVPRDVANERGWVPREELDEDTGGAEGAGDPQANTPYAINVNAGWRVPYTGMLCKQPPYGHIRAIELATGDTLWDRPLGTARANGPWGIRSGLPIDIGTPNNGGSVVTAGGLIFIAAATDDLIRAIDIETGETVWQAALPAGGQANPMVYEANGRQYLVIVATGHHFMETPTGDYVIAYALPKQSDS; from the coding sequence TTGGCTCATTCCACCACTTCTCGCGGTGCCGGCGGATTTTTCGCCAAACTCGTAGGGATTATCGTTGCACTCGTCGGCCTCGCCCTCGGCGGCGGCGGGCTGTATCTAGCGACGCTGGGCGGTTCCTGGTACTACCTGATCGCCGGCGTGGCAATGCTGATCGCCGGGGTTCAACTGGTTCGAGGGCGCATGTCCGGCGCCTACATTTTTGCCCTCGTCTTTATCGGCACCTTACTTTGGGCCGCATGGGAATCGGGGCTGAATTACTGGCGCTGGATCCCCCGACTGGACGTAGTGTTGATTCTCGCCATCCTCGTCGCCTTGGCGGCTCCGCGCCTGAGAGGCGGCCCCGGCCGTAAAGCCAGCTTCTCCGTCGCGGGCGTCATGGTTCTGGGTCTGATCATCGCCGGGGCGTTAGCGTTTCTTCCCGGGCGTGGCTACCAGCACATCGCCGACGTGCCCGAGATGGCCGAGAGCTCGCTGGCCACCGACATGGGCAACGCCCAGCCGTCAGACGCACCGGCCGACGGAGATTGGGCGGCCTACGGGCGTGATGCCGCCGCGACGCGCTACTCCCCGCTCGAACAGATCAATCCGGATAACGTGGGTGATCTCGAGGTAGCCTGGGAATACCGTACCGGCGATCTGCTCGAGCATCGCTGGGGTGCCGAAACAACGCCGCTGAAAGTGGGCGACAACGTCTTCCTGTGTACCTCGCGCAACATCCTCGTCTCTCTGGATGCCGCAACGGGTGAAGAGAACTGGCGCTACGATCCGGTGGTTTCCGAAGACGCCATCCCCTACACCGCCGCTTGCCGGGGTGTGACCTACTACGAAGTGCCCGAGAACGATCAGGCTCCTGAAGCTGACGACAACGCTGCCAATCAGGGTGAGCAGGTCGCCGCTAATGACGAGCAGGAGGAAGATCAAGACAACGCGCCACAGGATGAAGCGCCGACTCAGCCGTCCGTCGCCACCAATGACGATCAGGCCTGCCGCACGCGCATCATCTCCGGCACCCTCGACGGCCGCCTGATTCAGGTCGACGCCGCCACCGGCGAGCCCTGCACCGGTTTCGGTGACAACGGTCAGGTCGATATCAAGCGCAACATGGGCGAGACACCGCCGGGCTATGTGGCCATCAACTCCCCGCCCGTGGTCGTCAACGATGTCCTCGTTACCGGTCATCAGGTGCTCGATGGCCAGCGCCGCTATCCCGCTTCGGGCGTGATTCAGGGCTATGACGTGGTGACCGGCGAGCAGCGCTGGGCCTGGGACGCCGCACGCCCGGACCAAAGCGAGCCGCTAACGGGTGACGACGTTTATACCCGCGGTTCGCCCAATATGTGGACCATTGCCGCTGGCGACAGCAGCTTGGGAATGGTCTATCTACCGATGGCCAACGCCGCCGGCGACTACTGGAGTAGCTCGCGTAGCGAAGAGGAAAACGAGTGGGCAGCCTCCATGGTCGCCCTCGACGTGGAAACCGGCCTGCCGGTGTGGCACTTCCAGACGTCCCACGTTGATGTCTGGGACTACGATCCCGGCTCGCAGCCCTCGATGATCGACTTCCCCACCGAAGACGGCAACGTGCCGGCGCTGGTGATGCCGACCAAGCAGGGTGAGATCTACGTCTTCAATCGTGAAACCGGCGAACTGCTGGGCGGCGGTGCAGAAGAGCGTCCGGTACCCCAAGGTGGCGCCGAGCCCGAAATGCGCAGCGAAACGCAGCCCTACTCGCTCTATGCCACGCTGCGTCAGCCGGAGATCGACGAAAAAGACATGTGGGGCATGTCGCCCTTTGACCAGCTGTTCTGCCGGATTCAATACCGTCAGGCGAGCTGGGAAGGCATGTATACGCCGCCCACCGCCGAGCAGCCGTGGATCCAGTACACCGGCTACAACGGTGGCTCTGACTGGGGTAGTGTCGCAATCGACCCGCGACGTGGCGTGATCATTGCCAACTACAACGACATGCCCAACTACAACGAGCTGGTCCCGCGAGACGTTGCCAACGAGCGTGGCTGGGTTCCGCGTGAAGAGCTGGATGAAGACACCGGCGGCGCCGAAGGTGCTGGCGATCCGCAGGCCAACACGCCCTACGCCATCAACGTCAACGCTGGCTGGCGTGTGCCTTACACCGGCATGCTGTGTAAGCAACCGCCGTACGGTCACATCCGCGCCATCGAACTGGCGACCGGAGACACCCTGTGGGACCGTCCGCTGGGCACCGCTCGCGCCAACGGCCCCTGGGGCATCCGTTCTGGCCTACCGATCGATATCGGCACGCCCAATAACGGTGGTTCTGTCGTTACCGCCGGCGGTCTGATTTTCATCGCGGCGGCAACTGACGATCTTATCCGCGCGATCGATATCGAAACGGGTGAAACCGTGTGGCAAGCGGCACTGCCCGCGGGTGGCCAAGCCAACCCGATGGTCTATGAAGCCAACGGCCGCCAGTATCTGGTGATCGTGGCAACGGGCCACCACTTTATGGAAACCCCCACCGGCGATTACGTGATCGCCTACGCCCTGCCGAAGCAAAGCGATTCCTGA
- a CDS encoding EAL domain-containing protein yields MSQCARVNGSCRRCEGDLPFEFTMAFQPIVDLSLARIVAYEALVRGLQGESAASVIAQVTNDLLYRFDQACRVKAIEMASALGMQTNLSINFLPNAVYEPEACIQATLAVSTRVGWPANRLIFEITETERVQNRQHLCNIIDAYRSMGFKTALDDFGNGYANLDLLTDLTPDKLKIDRELVMHCDSDPRRQALLNAIILLAQEIDIPLIAEGVETRTEALWLARAGIIQQQGYYFAKPAINSLGSDITALLAGLNNEIGSKQ; encoded by the coding sequence ATGAGCCAGTGCGCACGCGTTAACGGCAGCTGTAGGCGCTGTGAAGGCGACTTACCTTTTGAATTCACCATGGCATTTCAGCCGATTGTGGACCTATCACTAGCCCGAATCGTCGCCTACGAAGCCCTGGTGCGCGGCTTGCAAGGGGAATCCGCCGCCAGCGTCATTGCACAAGTCACTAATGATTTGCTCTACCGTTTTGACCAAGCCTGCCGGGTGAAAGCGATAGAAATGGCCAGCGCGCTGGGTATGCAAACCAACCTTTCGATCAACTTCTTGCCCAACGCTGTTTATGAACCAGAAGCCTGTATCCAGGCAACGTTAGCGGTATCAACGCGAGTTGGTTGGCCAGCGAATCGGCTCATTTTCGAAATCACCGAAACTGAGCGCGTCCAGAATCGGCAGCATCTGTGCAATATCATTGATGCGTATCGCTCCATGGGGTTTAAAACGGCGCTTGATGACTTTGGTAATGGTTACGCCAATTTAGACCTACTCACCGACCTGACGCCTGACAAGCTAAAAATCGATCGCGAACTGGTCATGCACTGTGATAGTGATCCTCGTCGCCAGGCACTGCTGAACGCAATAATATTACTTGCCCAAGAGATTGATATACCCCTCATCGCCGAAGGCGTCGAGACTCGTACTGAAGCGCTATGGCTGGCGCGTGCTGGCATTATTCAGCAGCAGGGCTATTACTTTGCTAAGCCGGCCATTAACTCGCTGGGCAGTGATATTACCGCGCTACTCGCTGGGTTAAATAATGAAATAGGCAGCAAGCAATAG
- a CDS encoding CaiB/BaiF CoA transferase family protein — MSKPLLSEPTKPLAGIKVLDISRVLAGPWCGQMLADMGADVIKVERPGSGDDTRHWGPPWLGGTEESAYYLCANRGKRSVTIDMAKPEGQAVIKQLVAQSDVLIENFKVGGLKRYGLDYASLQALNPKLIYCSITGFGQESPYAHRAGYDFMIQAMGGIMSMTGKPDGEPGGGPVKSGVAFTDIFTGLYASNAVLAALYQRRDSGVGCHIDMALMDVQVGVLANQALNYLTSGNVPQRLGNAHPNIVPYQAFATQDGHIIVAVGNDEQFKRFCSVLSLPGLAEDPRFATNGARVNQRVLLVPQLEAALAQRGTDEWLAAFEAVGVPCGPINTLDRVFDDPHVKARGLRQTLPHAQAGHVDLVANPIRFNGKQMSATTAPPHLGEHTENVLDELGITPEQRTALREAGII, encoded by the coding sequence ATGAGCAAGCCCCTGTTAAGCGAGCCAACCAAACCACTGGCCGGGATTAAAGTACTCGATATTTCTCGGGTGCTGGCCGGGCCGTGGTGCGGACAAATGCTCGCGGACATGGGAGCTGATGTCATCAAAGTTGAGCGACCCGGCAGCGGCGATGACACCCGCCATTGGGGCCCTCCTTGGCTGGGTGGCACAGAAGAGTCGGCGTATTACCTGTGCGCGAATCGTGGCAAGCGTTCGGTCACCATCGATATGGCCAAGCCCGAAGGCCAAGCGGTGATTAAGCAGCTTGTCGCTCAGTCGGATGTGCTGATAGAAAACTTTAAAGTGGGCGGCTTAAAGCGTTACGGGCTGGATTACGCGAGCCTGCAGGCGCTAAACCCCAAGCTGATTTACTGCTCAATCACCGGTTTTGGTCAGGAAAGCCCCTACGCCCATCGCGCGGGCTACGACTTTATGATCCAAGCGATGGGCGGCATCATGAGCATGACCGGCAAGCCAGACGGTGAACCCGGCGGTGGCCCGGTCAAAAGCGGCGTCGCGTTTACCGACATTTTTACCGGGCTTTATGCTTCCAACGCGGTGCTGGCGGCGCTTTATCAGCGTCGTGATAGCGGCGTTGGCTGCCACATTGATATGGCGCTCATGGATGTGCAGGTCGGCGTGCTCGCCAATCAGGCGCTTAACTACCTAACCTCGGGCAATGTGCCCCAGCGATTAGGTAACGCTCATCCTAATATCGTGCCCTACCAAGCGTTTGCCACCCAGGACGGCCATATTATTGTCGCCGTGGGTAATGACGAACAGTTCAAGCGCTTTTGTAGCGTGTTGTCACTGCCAGGCTTGGCTGAAGACCCACGCTTTGCGACTAACGGCGCACGGGTTAACCAGCGCGTATTGCTGGTTCCGCAGCTGGAAGCGGCACTGGCTCAACGCGGCACCGATGAATGGCTCGCAGCCTTTGAAGCGGTAGGCGTGCCCTGCGGCCCGATTAACACGCTAGACCGGGTATTTGACGACCCCCACGTCAAAGCGCGCGGGCTTAGGCAAACCCTGCCCCACGCACAGGCAGGCCATGTGGATTTGGTAGCCAATCCTATTCGCTTCAACGGTAAGCAAATGAGCGCCACAACGGCGCCACCGCACCTGGGTGAACATACCGAAAACGTATTGGATGAGCTCGGCATTACACCCGAGCAGCGCACCGCTCTGCGTGAGGCAGGCATTATCTAG